In Spirochaetaceae bacterium, the DNA window CGGCGATCTCATCGCGCGCGACGCGCACCGGGCGGCAGCCGGGAAACTCGAGCGCTTCCGGCTCGCGGCGCTCCGCCGGGGGCACACCCGCGGTGATGATCGGCTCAGCCATGGAGTTCATCCTGACACAGCCTGCGGCGGCAACGCAACAGCCACCCACCAAGCCGTAGCGTAGCCGCAGCGTGAACGGCATGGAGGTAGCGACCGGGGTGAGTCAGCGCTACGACACGGCGCCCGAACGGTTCGGCTACCTGATCAGGTCGCTGCTCGAGCGCAGCGGGCAGCGGGTGGCGGTGCTGGTGGACGAGTACGACAAGCCTGGTCCAGCTCGCCGGTCAGGCGCGCGGACCGATGTGCGGCTGTGCTCTGCCCGACGCCACGGGTGGAAGTCACCGAGCATCCGGCGTGACGCCCCGCGGGCGGAGCGCACGCGCACTCTCTCAAACCGACGCGGTGCCGCCGCCAGCAAGACGACCGCCCCCGCCCCGCAGCCGCGGGTCGAGCAGGTCTCGCACGGCGTCGCCGAACATGTTGAGACTGAACACGGTGATAGTCAGGCACAGACCCGGCCAGAACGCCAGCCGCGGCGCTGCCTCCATGTACTGGCGTCCCTCCCGGCTGAGCAGACCCCCCCAATCAGGAGTGCCGGGAGGCAGACCAAATCCGAGGAAGCCCAGAGCAGCCAACGACAGGATTACGCCACCTATGGTGACGCTGAACATTATGATTACGATAGGCAGGACATTCGGCACCACGTGGCGCATGAATGTTCGCAATCTCGACGAACCAACGGCGTCGGCCGCCTGAAAATACACATTCTCTTTGATGCCGATCACGGCGCCTCTGATTACTCGACTGCCGCCAATACCTCCTGATATCCCCAGGACCAGTATTATCTGCGGCAGACCTCGCCCGACTATGGACATCATCGTCAACAGCAGGAGCAGTCCCGGGAAAGCCAGCCAGGCATCGACAAATCGCTGCACACCCAGGTCCAACTTACCGCCAATGAATCCTGAAGTGCCGCCTATCAGGGTACTGACGACAACACTGATAGTGGTCACGGTCAGACCGACGAGTAGCGAAATACGAGCCCCGTAGATAATGCGGCTCAACAAGTCTCGCCCCAACTGGTCGGTACCCAGCAGATACTGGGCTGACGGGCCCTTCATCATGTCATGAATGTTTGCTTCATCATATGGATAAGGAGTCAGAACACCGCCAAAGATAGCGACAAAGATCAATATCAATATGATAATCCCGCAGGCCGTACCCACCGGCTTCTCCGTTACCAGCCTGATAAAGAAATCAGCCAGCGGGCTACGTCTGTTTGGCTCGATTACTGGTGATGGTACCCCTGTGGCGTCGCTCATGTGCACGATTTCCCCTTTAGCTGTATCGGACCCTGGGGTCCAAGTACGGATAAATCAGGTCGATGATCAGATTGGCCGCTACCACCACGGTCGCCAAGAACAGGTTGACTCCGGACACCATCGGGTAGTCGCGGTCAACGAGTGCGGTCAGAAAGAGACGACCCACCCCCGGCAGGTTGAATATGTTCTCTATGATAACGGAGCCACCCACCAGCAGAGGCAACTGCATGCCGATCACGGTAACTACCGGGATGAGGGCATTCTTGACGGCGTGTCTCATAACAACTACCCTCTCATTGAGACCCTTGGACCAGGCAGTTCTGATATAGTCTTGCCTGAGTACCTCGAGCATCGTGGTGCGCGTCAACCGCATCGTGCCCGCGGACATGCCCGTGCCCAGAATCAGGCTGGGAATGAGTAACCCCTTGAGACTTCCCAGTGGGTCTTCGGTGAACGGAACCCACTCCAGAGGTGGCGACCAGCCCCACCAGACTACCGGGTAGATCATGACCATGATTGCCAGCCAGAAGTTAGGCACTGACATGCCGATGATGCCCGTGGTACGCCCTGCGTAGTCGGCGGCCGTATCCTGCCGAATCGCCGAGTAGATGCCGACCGGCAGGGCTATCAGCAGGCCGATTACGATGGCCATCACGCCAAGCTGAATGGTTACCGGCAATCTACCTATTAGCCGCTCCTCTATCGAAGCAGCGCTGCCCCCCATTGATTCGCCAAGGGTGCCCTGGAGAAGACCTCTGAAGTAGGGCTCGCCGGTAACCCAGTCGGGGGTCGGTAACACTCCTATCCAGCGTCCATACTGCACGTACACAGGCACGTCCAAGCCCAGGAAGCGCATGAAATCTTCACGGTCATAGTCCTGGAGGGCCTCGCCATAGGCCGCCATCTTGGCCACCCACACGTCTATTGCATCGCCCGGGATGAAGCGAACCGAGAGAAAGACCAGGATGCTCAAGATCCACAACGTAGGGATCATGAGCAATAACCTCCTGATGATATAGGCTCTCATGTGATAATGACCGACCGCGTCCTTTCGCTATTTCAATGGGTTGGGGAGCTGGGAAGCCTGAGCCTCCCAGCTCCCCCTTTCAGTAAGGTCAGCGGCAACGGGTGCAACGCCTAAAAACCCATCGATGCCTTCAACTCCTGGTCGACCCAGAGGCGGGGGACGATGGCATTTGTCTTGTTGGATCCCAGCCAAAATTCATTGTTGAGACCTTTAACCCACGGTTGGTGCACGCCGATTAATGGAATCTGCGGGCCCGAGACGAACCAAACCTGCTCTTTTATGTGCTCAATCAGCTCTCTTACCTGCAGCAAAAACTCCTCTTCCGTGGTTGCATTTCCGGCGGCTTCCAAAATGGCGTCATAGGCCGGATCGGCGCAATTGCAGCGGTTGGCAGAAGCACCAGTCCCGAGCTGACTCAGAAAACCCAGGGGATTACCATACTTCGCCGCCATTGTCATACCACCAAACATGTCCCACTGTGCAGCGTTAATGTAACTTGCCCACTCCGCACCTGGCACTGGCTCAACCTCTACCTCAACGCCAATGTCGCGAAAGTAGGTAACGGCTACTAATTGTGCATAGTCCAGATCGCCGCCTTCCCAATGTCCCATTGTGAGCTTGAACCTGATGCCGTCGGCGCCGCGCGGATACCCCGCCTCATCAAGGAGCCTCTCGGCCTCTGCCGGGTCGTAGTCATAGATCTTCTTGAGCTCTTCGGGCCACTCTTCGAATGCGGTGCCAACCACTGGCATATCGTTGGCCAGCAATGAGTGAGGTGTCCAGCTTCCCCACCCTTTGAAGTAGGTATTGTGAAGTGTCTCACGGTCCAGTGCCATCTGCATTGCCTTGCGTACCTGGATGTCATCAAATGGCGCCTTCTGCGTGTTCATGCCGATACCATAGTCCGATCGATTAGGATGCTCGGTTATCACGATGTCAGGGTTGGTCCGTTGCAGCCTCTCCATGTCGTCCTTGTTTTTGAGCGCGTACGTGAGACTGCCCTGGATATCGACCTTGGCGGTGCGCAGCGCGGCAATTTTTGTTGCCGGCTCCGTCATGAACACGAACCTCATCTCGTCAACATAGGGCAGGCGGTTGTCCGGGAATTTTTCGTCGAAGCTCCAGTAGTTGGGGTGCTTGGTATAGGTTATTGAGCTGCCCTCGATATACTCAGCCATCTCAAAGGGTCCGGTGCCGACCGCGTTCCGCCAATCCTTCATGTCACCGTATGTATCGATTACCTCCCTTGGAATCATGTAAAACACGGTCGTGTCGATGCTATCCCTCAGCGCCATGGGGTCTGGCTGTTTCAGCTTCATGACAACCGTCCATTCGTCCGTCGCCGTCACCGATTCGACCTGTCTAGCCTTCCAAGTACCAATGTGGGGGGAAGGTTCGGTTTCACTGAACTCAGTCCCTGTCAGTTTACTTCCCAACATGCGTTGAAAGCTGTATTCTACGTCCTTGGCAGTCATCTCCCGGCCGTTCACCGGTGCCTTGTCGTGGAAGTGAACGCCCTGGCGGATCTTGAAGGTATAAGTGAGGTTATCCGAGGAAATCTCCCAGCTTTCCGCCAGCGCCCCGCGCATGGCACTCATGGGAAAGACCGGGGGGCCCGACCAGTCATATACGTCTCTATCTATTGCCCAGTCGCCAATGGCCAGCTTCTCCAAAACCTGGGTGAGATACTGAAGGGCCTGAGGGGCCGAAAAATACGGGTCCATAGTCGTAGGAGCCCAATCATGACTGAGAACGGTTATTGTCCCGCCATATTGTGGCGCATCCACCATTTCGCCGGTGGTCGGGTCGAGCACCATTTCCTTCTCGGCCGCCGCTGCCGGTGCCTCTTCTTCGCCAGCGGCCCACAGACCGGTCGCGGTCAGGATGAGGACCAACGCAACCGCGAAGGTCCTCATCACGCTTACGATACCATTCATGGTTTTCTCCATAGATCGTTGTTTCGAGCGTATTGCGGAGCGACTTTCCGCTCCCTGGCTACTCTCACGCCTGCAACGCAGGCTGCCAGTCCGAGCCAAGTTGCCAGAAGCGCGCGGCGTGTGACTCACCGGGTTCACCCGGGCTCACGCCGCGCGCGCGTACGGCTCTTTGAGTATCATTTGCACCCCCTCTCCTGAGCTGTTTGCGGAGCTTGCCACGACGGTGGCTCGGCCATCGGACCAACCGGTGGCGCAGCTAGCGCGCATCTGTCGTCGACAACTGTGTCGGGCACAGATGGGTCGGTTGTCTGTAATAGTGGCGTGTACCGGGGGGGGGGTTGCGGCCGACGCGGTCGGCCGTTGGACGCACAGACGCGTGGCGGCTGTGCGCCACACGCGATCAACGGTGCCGCCGTCAGCACCGGCGCCGCGAGGTCGGCTGCTGCGCGGCTAGCGGTAGACGGCGGCTGGGCTGTATGCTGCCAGTGCCCATTCGCGGACGAGTGTACGCGGCCGCCCAAATCCGTGTCAAGTCAGCGCCCGCTCGGTGGTGGCGTAGATCTGCTGGAGTGTGTGCCGACGATCGTCAAGAACCGCCAGCAGGTCACGGATCTGCTGGTTCGTCGCGCTCATACACCAACTTGCCTCGCTCTCGTATCCGCTCGGCCGTGGTGGGCGGGAGCTTCTCCAACTCGACCACGTCGACTGGCAACGTGGACCCCTCCATGGCCAGGCCGAGAGCGGCAAAGAAATGCTCAGCGCCGGCCAGCCCTTCGAGCGCGATGTCGATATCAGAGATCTCGGTGAACCTGTCCCGATTCAGCAGAGATCCCCACTGATAGATCCGGCGTGGCTTCACCACCCGCGCGATCTCGGCGACGATGGCTTGCGCGTCGAGCGTTGCGCGCTCGAAGCGCTCATCGATCTGGGCACGGCGCCCCTCGGCCTTGCCGCGCAAGAACGCCCTGACCCGGTCCAGATCAATGTCGAAGTCCACGGCCACCCGTGCACTGTAGCACGTAGCTGAGGCAGGTGGCGCCACCAACGCCGTCGTGCGTCAACAGCAGTCGCAGGTGGTCCCACCAGGCGGAACGATCGCGCCGCGGCGCGCTGCGGCTAGCGCAGGTGCTCTTCGGCGTAGAGGGAGAGTTCGATCATGCGCTCCAGCAGCTCGCCGCGCTCGTAGCCGGGGAAGTTCTCCAGCACCAGCTCCTTGGCGTACAGGCGCAGCATGTAGCGCAGCTCGCGCGCCCGCTTCTCGGACGCGTAGCGGAAGTCGCTGTGGCCGTTGTTGACCACGATCAGGTTGTTCTGCGCGTCGTAGCGCGAGCGCCACAGCTCGCCCGGTGCGTGGCGGAAC includes these proteins:
- a CDS encoding ABC transporter permease yields the protein MSDATGVPSPVIEPNRRSPLADFFIRLVTEKPVGTACGIIILILIFVAIFGGVLTPYPYDEANIHDMMKGPSAQYLLGTDQLGRDLLSRIIYGARISLLVGLTVTTISVVVSTLIGGTSGFIGGKLDLGVQRFVDAWLAFPGLLLLLTMMSIVGRGLPQIILVLGISGGIGGSRVIRGAVIGIKENVYFQAADAVGSSRLRTFMRHVVPNVLPIVIIMFSVTIGGVILSLAALGFLGFGLPPGTPDWGGLLSREGRQYMEAAPRLAFWPGLCLTITVFSLNMFGDAVRDLLDPRLRGGGGRLAGGGTASV
- a CDS encoding ABC transporter permease — encoded protein: MRAYIIRRLLLMIPTLWILSILVFLSVRFIPGDAIDVWVAKMAAYGEALQDYDREDFMRFLGLDVPVYVQYGRWIGVLPTPDWVTGEPYFRGLLQGTLGESMGGSAASIEERLIGRLPVTIQLGVMAIVIGLLIALPVGIYSAIRQDTAADYAGRTTGIIGMSVPNFWLAIMVMIYPVVWWGWSPPLEWVPFTEDPLGSLKGLLIPSLILGTGMSAGTMRLTRTTMLEVLRQDYIRTAWSKGLNERVVVMRHAVKNALIPVVTVIGMQLPLLVGGSVIIENIFNLPGVGRLFLTALVDRDYPMVSGVNLFLATVVVAANLIIDLIYPYLDPRVRYS
- a CDS encoding ABC transporter substrate-binding protein, with the protein product MNGIVSVMRTFAVALVLILTATGLWAAGEEEAPAAAAEKEMVLDPTTGEMVDAPQYGGTITVLSHDWAPTTMDPYFSAPQALQYLTQVLEKLAIGDWAIDRDVYDWSGPPVFPMSAMRGALAESWEISSDNLTYTFKIRQGVHFHDKAPVNGREMTAKDVEYSFQRMLGSKLTGTEFSETEPSPHIGTWKARQVESVTATDEWTVVMKLKQPDPMALRDSIDTTVFYMIPREVIDTYGDMKDWRNAVGTGPFEMAEYIEGSSITYTKHPNYWSFDEKFPDNRLPYVDEMRFVFMTEPATKIAALRTAKVDIQGSLTYALKNKDDMERLQRTNPDIVITEHPNRSDYGIGMNTQKAPFDDIQVRKAMQMALDRETLHNTYFKGWGSWTPHSLLANDMPVVGTAFEEWPEELKKIYDYDPAEAERLLDEAGYPRGADGIRFKLTMGHWEGGDLDYAQLVAVTYFRDIGVEVEVEPVPGAEWASYINAAQWDMFGGMTMAAKYGNPLGFLSQLGTGASANRCNCADPAYDAILEAAGNATTEEEFLLQVRELIEHIKEQVWFVSGPQIPLIGVHQPWVKGLNNEFWLGSNKTNAIVPRLWVDQELKASMGF
- a CDS encoding nucleotidyltransferase domain-containing protein, whose protein sequence is MAVDFDIDLDRVRAFLRGKAEGRRAQIDERFERATLDAQAIVAEIARVVKPRRIYQWGSLLNRDRFTEISDIDIALEGLAGAEHFFAALGLAMEGSTLPVDVVELEKLPPTTAERIRERGKLVYERDEPADP